CTGCGCGAAGGCGACCAGTCCGGTCGCTGGCACGTGCAGCAACAGCGTCGCCCGGCCGAGGGTGTCGAAGTCCAGGGCGCCAAAATTCGCCGCAGTGGCGGGAGTGCGATACGTGGTGTCGTTGATGGATGAGCCGACTGAAACCGTGACGGCGGGACCGCGGGTCAGCCCGCGCCCATTTCGGGCCGAGAGCATGTAGAAGCCGGCATCACGGGCGGCGAATCCGGGCAGGCGCAGGGTCGGCTGATTTTGGTTCGGAATGATCGTGCCGTCCTTTGTCCACCACAGGTCCGGGTCGGGCCAGCCGGTCACGTGGGCCGCGAGGACGAGCTCTCCACCCGGCGGCACAGCGACGGTGGTGGTGGCCATGGAGATGGTGGGTTTGGTGAACACCGGGAATGTGACCGGCAGGTCGAGCTCGACGATCCGGCTGTTCACCGAGCCGACCCCGTTGGTGACGGTGACCCAGTAGGTGCCGTCGTCGGCGGCCTGCACGTTGTTGAGCGTGAGCGTGGTTCCGGTCTCGCCCTCGATGGGGCCGCCATTGTGGTTCCACTGATAGGTGGGGGCCGGGACGCCGGTGGCCGCGACCGAAAAGGTGACCGTATCGCCAAACGACGCGGAGAGTCCCTCCGGTTGCTGGGTGATCACCGGGGCCTCGCCGGCCAGCACGGTGACGGTCGCGGTGCGGCTGGGGCGGCTGCCGGTGTAATCGGTCGCGACGAGGACGTAGGTGCCGGCGTGGTATGGGCTCGCCGACTGAACGGTGAAATCCGGGGTGCTCAACCCCCGCCACTCTTGCCCGTTTTTCCACCACGTATAGCGCACATCGCTGCCGATGGCCTCGCCGATCAGCGCAAACGGTTCGCCGGGGTTGACGGTCACGTCCTGCGGTTGCGTGACGAAGGTGGGGCCACTCAAAGCATCGACGACTTCGATCACCGCGGGATCGCTTTCGGCCGAGCCCACGTCGTTGGTCACCACCACCGTGAAACTGCCCTCGGGAGAATCGAGCGTTTCGAGAAACAGTTGGAAAGAGGTCGCGCCGGGAAGGGCGACGCCGTCGCGATACCATTGGTAGCGCAGGGGGGCCGTGCCGACCGCGGACACGGTGAGGGGCAACGTGCTGTCGTAGCGCGCGACCACTTTGGATGACGGGTGATAGCGGAGCACGGGAGGCTCCGGCGGTTGAATCACCACGGTGGCGGTCGAAGAGGTGGCTGAGCCGGCGGCATTGGTGACGACGACGTGGTAGTCCCCGGCGGTCGCGGCGGTAGCCTGGTCGATGCTCAGCGAAGATCCGGTGGCTCCGGTGAGGGCGACGGCGTCCTTGAACCACTGATACGTCGCCGTGGAATTGCTGGTCACCTGCACGCTGAGGAACAGGGATTCGCCGGCTTTCACGGTGGTCAAGTGAGCGGGACCGGCGGTGAATTGCGGAGTGTCTCCGCCGGAGCCGGCCCCTACGGTGAGGGTGATGGAGGCGCTGGTGGCGGAGCCAAAGGCATTGGTGACCACGGCGTGGTAGGTGCCGGAGTTTGCTGCGGTCGCGGAGTCGAAGGAGATGTAGGTCTGAGTCTGGCCGGAGAGCGCGCTGTTGTTTTTAAACCACTGCACGCTGGTGAACGGATGGCCGGTGGCGCCGATGGCCACTGCTACGGAGGATCCGACGTCGACGCGGCGGTCCGGACCGACCGAGGTGATCACCGGTGGGTTTGTGGTGGTGGGGATGCTGACACGCGCTGTGCGCGAGGTGACGGAGCCATCGGCGTTGCTTACGACGACATCGTAGTCCCCCGCGCGGCTTGGGTCGGTGGCCGAGAAGAAGAGCGAGTTGTTGGTGGCGCCGCTCACCGGCACGCCGTTGCGTCGCCATTGGTAGGTGAAGCTTAAGTCACTTCGCACATCGACGCTGATACCGATATCGGCTCCACCCACCAGTTGCGTGGATGCCGGGTGCACGAGGATCATGGGGGGCGCACCGAGGACGAATGCAGCCGTGGTGGCGAACAGGATGACCCATGTGCTGCGGATGGCGCGCAGGTGGTTGAGTGAAAAGCGCGGAGGCAAAACGCTCATTGCGAGGCGATTTATGGACCGAGGGTTTAAGTTCAATGGGAGAGGCTTAGCGCGAGGGCGGATCAGTTTGGGCCCGGAGCGAAACCGTCGAGGGTGGTGGAGTCGAGATGGTAGGCGCCGGTGCGGGTGGTGCCGCTGCGGTGGTTGTAGAACTCGATGATGCGGAGGAGTTCGGAGAGCGAGAGTTCCGCGTCGCGGTTGGTGTCGGCGGAGTGGAAGCGCGCGAGGATGGGGCGTTCGCCGGTAGGTGGAGTGAGCGCGGTGGGGTCTGCTTCGACGCCGTCGGGCGTCTCGGCGTTGAGGCGATAGCGACCGGTGCGGGTGGTGCCCGACCGCGTGTTGTAGAGCTCGATGGCGCGGAGCAGTTCGGAGAGTTCGATCTGTCCGTCGTCATTCAGATCGCTGTCGTGTCGCGTGGGGGGTGCGGGCAGGATGAGCGGATCGGGGTTGGCCAGCGAGGCGGTGAGGGAGCCGTCGAAGGAGGCTTCGATGCGGGTTACGAGTTCGGCGTCGGCCGCGCCGGAGGTGTTCTCCAGCAGGTAGGTGAAATGCAGAACGGAAATGGGACCGCCGGTCCATGTCCATTCGGCGAGATCGGTGTCGCCCGGTTCGGTCGAGGAGGTGGCTGTAGTGGAAGATTCGATACTGATGAAGGTCCAGCCGGCGGGCAGGAGGGCCTGGAGCGTGAGTTGGTCCGGCGAGCCCTCGTAGTCGACGGTGTTGCGGATCCACACCCGGGGGCGGCCGTCGTGCCGGGCGCGGTAGGCTTCGTGTCGCGCGACGAGGGTGCCGGGGGCGATGGCGAGATCGAGCCGGGCGGTTTGACTGCTGGCGTGGCCGAAGGGATTGGAAGCGATGACGGTGTAGTTGCCAGACAATGACGCGTTGAAATCGGGCAAGGTGAGGGTGGGGCCGGTGGCGCCGGCGATGAGGCGGCCGTCGCGTCGCCATTGGTAGGTGGGGGTCGGGTCGCCGGAGGCGGCGACGGAGAGGGTCGCGGTCTCGCCGGCGGGGATGGACCGCCCCTCCGGCTGGAGGATGAAGGCCGGTGCGCTCGGGGGCAGCACTTCGAGGCGGGCAGCGTTGCTTGAGACCAGGGTGGTGCCGTCGTGCACCTGTGCCGTGACGTAGCCATCGTCGCTTAGAAGGACTGCGGCGAGCTCCAGGGTGGCGCTGGTCGCGTTCGCCACGGGGGTGCCGTTCAGCAGCCATTGGTAGGAGAGGTTGAGTTCCGCGTCGGAGGTCGCGGTGACGCTGAACGTCGCGGTCGTGCCGGCGTAAACGGTTTGGGCGGCGGGGTGTTCGACGATGACGGGCGGATCTGTCGGAAACAATGTGGTGATCACGGCCGGTCGGCTGTCCCTGCTGACGGCGCGGTTGGTGACGGTCACGTAGTAGGTTCCCGAAAAGGGCTCGTCGGGTGGGAGTCGCAGCGTGGCCCCGGTGGTGTCGGTGGAGGCATCAAAGGGTTCGGGCGAGCGATGCCATTGATAGAAGAAGTTGGCGCCGTAGAGCGACCGCGCAGTCACGCTGAGTTGGGGGAGCGCGGTGGGGTCGGTGATGGTTTGAGAGGCGGGGTGGCTGATGATCACCGGCGCGGTGTCTTCTTGGAGGGTGAGCCGCATGGTTTGGCTGGTGATGGATCCCCAGGCGTTGGTGATCTCGACGTGGTAGTCGCCGGCCGCTGCCGCGGTGAAGTGGGGAAACTCCAGTTCGGGGCCGGTTTCGTCGGTCAAGGGCTCGCCCTTGTGATACCACTGGTAGGCAAAAGGTTCTTCGCCACTGACGTGGAC
This portion of the Actomonas aquatica genome encodes:
- a CDS encoding immunoglobulin domain-containing protein, whose amino-acid sequence is MSVLPPRFSLNHLRAIRSTWVILFATTAAFVLGAPPMILVHPASTQLVGGADIGISVDVRSDLSFTYQWRRNGVPVSGATNNSLFFSATDPSRAGDYDVVVSNADGSVTSRTARVSIPTTTNPPVITSVGPDRRVDVGSSVAVAIGATGHPFTSVQWFKNNSALSGQTQTYISFDSATAANSGTYHAVVTNAFGSATSASITLTVGAGSGGDTPQFTAGPAHLTTVKAGESLFLSVQVTSNSTATYQWFKDAVALTGATGSSLSIDQATAATAGDYHVVVTNAAGSATSSTATVVIQPPEPPVLRYHPSSKVVARYDSTLPLTVSAVGTAPLRYQWYRDGVALPGATSFQLFLETLDSPEGSFTVVVTNDVGSAESDPAVIEVVDALSGPTFVTQPQDVTVNPGEPFALIGEAIGSDVRYTWWKNGQEWRGLSTPDFTVQSASPYHAGTYVLVATDYTGSRPSRTATVTVLAGEAPVITQQPEGLSASFGDTVTFSVAATGVPAPTYQWNHNGGPIEGETGTTLTLNNVQAADDGTYWVTVTNGVGSVNSRIVELDLPVTFPVFTKPTISMATTTVAVPPGGELVLAAHVTGWPDPDLWWTKDGTIIPNQNQPTLRLPGFAARDAGFYMLSARNGRGLTRGPAVTVSVGSSINDTTYRTPATAANFGALDFDTLGRATLLLHVPATGLVAFAQNLTLANNDTTEIDLAQTSTEAVPGAYRGKLLIGLTPTGATITLPDESVVLETTPVAPDAFTPSALIGHHSLAPMRSLLPSSHLFVFGDGNVEALVLSGATQTRLQGTITPNGSFQLTANGQTLAGSLHDNSLTATLTGGTFGALFATPAAANGPERLINLSTRTRLGANQQIIVGFVVGGQGGLATMLRAVGPTLSNYQIAGYLPDPRLQLYANGYPFLENNNWSQGSDANGLNLTASQVGAFPLDENSTDAALLYQAYAGPVTMHVSDASGEPGVTLIEIYDRQAPVGYAARLTNLSARGQVSGSGEGAVVLGFVVSGPQPKRLLIRGIGPTLGTFNVANPLPDPVLRLFEGEQVLLQNSRWTDAPNASQLPGVSAQVGAFALAEDSNDACLLVHLPPGVYTAQITSAQQQSGEAMVEVYEAPAVDN